A window from Streptomyces subrutilus encodes these proteins:
- a CDS encoding pyridoxamine 5'-phosphate oxidase family protein: MTTNNWAAFETAEPEFARTVAERFARYPHHVLATLRKDGSPRVAGLNVGMRGGELWLGMMAGSMKAGDLRRDPRFALHANPGPDETMPDGDAWISGRAVEVVDPPELHRYAEERLSPHPFHLFHADLAEVVHVGVDGEELVVRSWTPERGLRTLRRGNDDEPAREEPAGPAS; the protein is encoded by the coding sequence ATGACGACGAACAACTGGGCAGCTTTCGAGACGGCGGAGCCGGAGTTCGCGCGGACGGTCGCGGAGCGCTTCGCGCGGTACCCGCACCACGTCCTCGCCACCCTCCGCAAGGACGGGTCCCCGCGGGTCGCCGGGCTGAACGTCGGCATGCGGGGCGGCGAGCTGTGGCTGGGGATGATGGCCGGCTCGATGAAGGCCGGGGACCTGCGGCGCGACCCGCGCTTCGCCCTGCACGCCAATCCCGGCCCGGACGAGACGATGCCGGACGGGGACGCGTGGATCTCCGGCCGGGCGGTGGAGGTCGTGGACCCGCCGGAGCTGCACCGGTACGCGGAGGAGAGGCTGTCCCCGCACCCCTTCCACCTCTTCCACGCCGACCTGGCGGAGGTCGTGCACGTCGGCGTGGACGGCGAGGAGCTGGTGGTGCGGTCGTGGACCCCGGAGCGGGGACTGCGCACCCTGCGCCGGGGCAACGACGACGAGCCGGCCCGGGAGGAGCCCGCGGGGCCGGCTAGCTGA
- a CDS encoding SDR family NAD(P)-dependent oxidoreductase, with the protein MITLDGKVVVVTGAGRGQGAAEARLCAEAGARVVVTDVREDEGREVAAALGDRALFVRHDVADAASWAEVVRAALAAFGTVSALVNNAALWRTAHVERQTAEDFEALLRVNLLGPFLGIQAVAPVLRAAGGGSVVNISSTAGLVGIPGHAAYGSTKFALRGLTRSAALDLAGDHIRVNSVHPGAIDTPMVAHAVEGRDWSHVPLGRMGRPEEVAELVVFLCSDASSYVTGTEFAVDGGTTTR; encoded by the coding sequence GTGATCACGCTGGACGGGAAGGTCGTCGTCGTCACCGGGGCCGGGCGCGGCCAGGGGGCGGCGGAGGCACGGCTGTGCGCGGAGGCGGGGGCGCGGGTCGTCGTCACCGACGTACGGGAGGACGAGGGCCGGGAGGTCGCCGCCGCACTGGGCGACCGGGCCCTGTTCGTCCGCCACGACGTGGCCGACGCCGCGTCCTGGGCCGAGGTGGTGCGGGCCGCGCTGGCCGCCTTCGGCACGGTGTCGGCGCTGGTCAACAACGCGGCCCTGTGGCGCACCGCCCACGTGGAACGGCAGACGGCCGAGGATTTCGAGGCGCTGCTGCGGGTCAACCTGCTGGGCCCGTTCCTCGGCATCCAGGCCGTGGCCCCGGTGCTGCGGGCGGCCGGCGGCGGCTCCGTCGTCAACATCTCCTCCACGGCCGGACTGGTCGGCATCCCGGGCCACGCGGCCTACGGATCGACCAAGTTCGCACTGCGCGGCCTGACCCGCTCGGCCGCCCTGGACCTGGCCGGGGACCACATCCGGGTCAACTCCGTGCACCCGGGCGCGATCGACACCCCGATGGTCGCCCACGCCGTCGAGGGCCGCGACTGGTCGCACGTCCCCCTGGGGCGGATGGGGCGGCCGGAGGAGGTCGCGGAACTCGTCGTCTTCCTCTGCTCCGACGCCTCCTCCTACGTGACCGGCACCGAGTTCGCCGTCGACGGCGGCACGACCACCCGCTGA
- a CDS encoding PadR family transcriptional regulator, which yields MADDTDRRPLPATGWAVLGLLSFGEELSGYDLKKWSDRSLRFFYWSPSFSQIYSELKRLERAGYASSRTVAQETGTRDKRVYRITAEGLEAVRAWAREAPVDPPVLKHGPMLRLWLGHLLEPEQMREVLLRHREFAQDMHDRAVADAELARDEPAWAYPALTLKWAERYYASERDLTAAMLADVEAAAGRTSDRA from the coding sequence GTGGCAGACGACACGGACAGGCGCCCGCTCCCCGCGACCGGCTGGGCGGTGCTCGGGCTGCTCTCCTTCGGTGAGGAGCTCTCCGGCTACGACCTGAAGAAGTGGTCGGACCGGTCCCTGCGCTTCTTCTACTGGAGCCCGTCCTTCAGCCAGATCTACAGCGAGCTGAAGCGGCTGGAGCGGGCGGGCTACGCGTCCTCGCGGACCGTCGCCCAGGAGACCGGCACCCGCGACAAGCGGGTCTACCGGATCACCGCCGAGGGCCTGGAGGCCGTACGGGCCTGGGCCCGCGAGGCACCGGTCGACCCGCCCGTCCTCAAGCACGGGCCGATGCTGCGCCTGTGGCTGGGGCACCTGCTGGAGCCGGAGCAGATGCGCGAAGTGCTGCTGCGGCACCGGGAGTTCGCCCAGGACATGCACGACCGGGCCGTCGCCGACGCGGAACTCGCGCGCGACGAGCCCGCGTGGGCGTACCCGGCGCTGACCCTCAAGTGGGCCGAGCGGTACTACGCCTCCGAGCGCGACCTGACGGCCGCGATGCTGGCGGACGTCGAGGCGGCGGCCGGGCGGACGTCCGACCGCGCGTAG
- a CDS encoding acyl-CoA dehydrogenase family protein has translation MRFLPTDEQADFARTLRALLAASDVPAAVRAWAGGGYGPGRALWSRLSDTGLFALAVPEAYEGLGPLPVELALGFVELGRAGVPGPVVETAAAAVLLAELGDAALAGRFLPELAAGAAATLTLPGGSPYALDAEAAAHCFAVSPAGELRLAGAGRPLASTDPARRLSVPAAGGELLAAGPGVERAAAVAGRWARLLTAAQCLGVGEALLARAVQYAKQRTQFGGPIGAFQAVKHRLADTLLGLEFARPLVWAAALSPGPGEVAAAKLTAGEAAYAAALTALQVHGAVGYTEELDLSLWLRKARPLRDAWGTPSACREEVVAAAVRARAARSR, from the coding sequence ATGCGCTTCCTGCCGACCGACGAGCAGGCGGACTTCGCCCGTACGCTGCGCGCCCTGCTGGCCGCGTCCGACGTCCCGGCCGCGGTACGGGCCTGGGCGGGCGGCGGGTACGGGCCGGGGCGGGCGCTGTGGTCCCGGCTCTCGGACACCGGGCTGTTCGCCCTGGCCGTGCCGGAGGCGTACGAGGGCCTGGGCCCGCTGCCGGTGGAGCTGGCGCTGGGCTTCGTGGAGCTGGGCCGGGCTGGCGTCCCCGGCCCGGTGGTGGAGACGGCGGCGGCAGCCGTGCTGCTGGCGGAGCTGGGCGACGCGGCCCTGGCCGGGCGGTTCCTGCCGGAGCTGGCGGCGGGCGCGGCGGCGACGCTGACGCTGCCCGGCGGGAGTCCGTACGCGCTGGACGCGGAGGCGGCCGCGCACTGCTTCGCGGTGTCCCCGGCGGGCGAGCTGCGGCTGGCCGGGGCCGGCCGCCCGCTGGCCTCGACGGACCCGGCCCGGCGCCTGTCGGTCCCGGCGGCCGGGGGCGAGCTGCTGGCGGCGGGGCCGGGGGTGGAGCGGGCGGCCGCGGTGGCCGGGCGGTGGGCGCGACTGCTGACGGCGGCGCAGTGCCTGGGGGTGGGCGAGGCGCTGCTGGCCCGGGCGGTGCAGTACGCGAAGCAGCGCACCCAGTTCGGCGGGCCGATCGGCGCCTTCCAGGCGGTCAAGCACCGGCTGGCGGACACGCTGCTGGGCCTGGAGTTCGCCCGGCCGCTGGTGTGGGCGGCGGCGCTGTCGCCGGGACCGGGCGAGGTGGCGGCGGCGAAGCTCACGGCCGGCGAGGCGGCGTACGCGGCGGCGCTGACGGCGCTCCAGGTGCACGGCGCGGTCGGCTACACGGAGGAGCTGGACCTGTCGCTGTGGCTGCGCAAGGCCCGCCCGCTGCGGGACGCCTGGGGGACCCCGTCGGCCTGCCGGGAGGAGGTCGTCGCGGCGGCGGTGCGGGCGCGGGCCGCCCGGTCGCGCTGA
- a CDS encoding DUF1906 domain-containing protein, with protein MAPTRTLLSGLLGAALLLPLPLTTAASATPPAPLPAPAPAVVPAAVPAAVPAGTGERTVDYRGLRLTVPADWRVVDLDRNPAACLRLDLATLYLGPAGTQEECAGRAAVQRADTLHLEPLDGAPPRADVPTVAVDSGAALPATPPRSDSNELRYALRGPGVMATVSYGAAPDAVRAVLARARALGAGDPAPVRRPAPVLVPAALAAAPAALRGAQDAFSGQGFDACTAPTPRTMEAWRTGSPFGAVGIYIGGRARACAQPQLTAAWVRGQAGAGWHLMPIWVGPQPWHSSSTGLSTDPATADGQGRAAADGAVDAARSLGLPEGTILYNDLENYTDRATWDAPVVAYLTAWTDRLHALGYRSAAYVSASSGAQALSAHYRQEPRSMPDVLWVARWNGSATVTDADMGLPAGTSQWSGRRRAHQFQGDHDAAYGGVTLNIDRNRVDVDPAALATAGLLPLRLS; from the coding sequence ATGGCCCCCACCCGAACGCTGCTGAGCGGCCTCCTCGGCGCCGCCCTGCTGCTGCCCCTGCCGCTCACGACCGCCGCCTCCGCCACACCCCCCGCCCCGCTCCCCGCCCCCGCTCCCGCCGTGGTCCCGGCCGCCGTCCCGGCCGCCGTCCCGGCCGGCACCGGGGAGCGGACCGTCGACTACCGCGGGCTGCGGCTCACCGTCCCCGCCGACTGGCGGGTCGTCGACCTCGACCGCAACCCCGCCGCCTGCCTGCGCCTCGACCTGGCCACCCTCTACCTCGGACCCGCCGGCACCCAGGAGGAGTGCGCCGGACGGGCCGCCGTGCAGCGCGCCGACACCCTGCACCTCGAACCGCTCGACGGGGCGCCGCCGCGCGCCGACGTGCCCACCGTCGCCGTGGACTCCGGCGCGGCCCTGCCCGCCACCCCGCCCCGCTCCGACAGCAACGAACTGCGCTACGCCCTGCGCGGCCCCGGCGTCATGGCCACCGTCTCCTACGGCGCCGCCCCCGACGCCGTCCGCGCGGTGCTCGCCCGCGCCCGCGCGCTCGGGGCCGGCGACCCCGCGCCCGTCCGCCGCCCCGCCCCCGTCCTCGTACCCGCCGCCCTGGCCGCGGCCCCCGCCGCGCTCCGCGGCGCCCAGGACGCCTTCAGCGGCCAGGGGTTCGACGCCTGCACCGCCCCGACCCCGCGGACCATGGAGGCCTGGCGGACCGGCTCGCCCTTCGGCGCGGTCGGCATCTACATCGGCGGCCGTGCCCGGGCCTGCGCCCAGCCGCAGCTCACCGCCGCCTGGGTGCGCGGGCAGGCCGGGGCGGGCTGGCACCTGATGCCGATCTGGGTGGGCCCGCAGCCCTGGCACAGCTCCAGCACCGGCCTGTCCACCGACCCCGCAACGGCCGACGGCCAGGGCCGCGCCGCCGCCGACGGCGCGGTGGACGCGGCCCGCTCCCTCGGCCTGCCCGAGGGCACCATCCTCTACAACGACCTGGAGAACTACACCGACCGCGCCACCTGGGACGCCCCCGTCGTCGCCTACCTGACCGCCTGGACGGACCGGCTGCACGCCCTGGGCTACCGCTCCGCCGCCTACGTGTCGGCCTCCTCCGGCGCCCAGGCGCTGAGCGCCCACTACCGCCAGGAGCCCCGCTCGATGCCCGACGTGCTCTGGGTCGCCCGCTGGAACGGCTCGGCCACCGTCACCGACGCCGACATGGGCCTGCCCGCCGGCACCTCGCAGTGGTCCGGCCGGCGCCGCGCGCACCAGTTCCAGGGCGACCACGACGCCGCGTACGGCGGGGTCACCCTCAACATCGACCGGAACCGGGTGGACGTCGACCCCGCCGCCCTCGCCACCGCCGGGCTCCTCCCGCTCCGGCTCAGCTAG
- a CDS encoding class I SAM-dependent methyltransferase has product MTTRARSFDAAAALYNAHRPGYPAELFDAVEELAGRPLAGALVADAGAGTGIASALLHARGARVVAVEPGDGMAAELRRANPGIPLVRGDGDRLPLASGRFDLLTYAQAWHWTDPARSVPEARRVLRPGGALALWWNDMDAAVPWIAAQDARVRALFGADGVSFRGLPPGPSFTTREIRWSRRVPLEAHLANHASHSAFLLLGEPGTRAFLDAERDRLLRLFPDGTVEERYVVTLGVAVL; this is encoded by the coding sequence ATGACGACACGCGCCCGGTCCTTCGACGCCGCAGCCGCCCTCTACAACGCCCACCGGCCCGGCTACCCGGCCGAGCTGTTCGACGCCGTCGAGGAACTCGCCGGCCGGCCCCTCGCCGGGGCGCTGGTGGCCGACGCCGGCGCCGGGACCGGGATCGCCAGCGCCCTGCTGCACGCCCGCGGGGCCCGGGTCGTCGCCGTCGAGCCCGGCGACGGAATGGCCGCCGAGCTGCGCCGGGCCAACCCCGGCATCCCGCTCGTGCGCGGCGACGGGGACCGGCTGCCCCTCGCGAGCGGCCGCTTCGACCTCCTCACCTACGCCCAGGCCTGGCACTGGACCGACCCGGCCCGTTCCGTGCCCGAGGCCCGCCGCGTGCTGCGCCCCGGCGGCGCGCTCGCGCTGTGGTGGAACGACATGGACGCCGCCGTGCCCTGGATCGCCGCCCAGGACGCCCGCGTCCGCGCCCTGTTCGGCGCCGACGGGGTCAGCTTCCGCGGGCTGCCTCCCGGCCCGTCCTTCACCACCCGCGAGATCCGCTGGTCGCGCCGGGTCCCGTTGGAGGCCCACCTGGCCAACCACGCCAGCCACTCCGCCTTCCTGCTCCTCGGCGAACCGGGCACCCGCGCCTTCCTGGACGCCGAGCGGGACCGCCTGCTGCGGCTGTTCCCCGACGGGACCGTCGAGGAGCGCTACGTGGTCACCCTCGGCGTCGCCGTCCTGTGA
- a CDS encoding TetR family transcriptional regulator C-terminal domain-containing protein translates to MLRDNATAYADPATPTGCMIVLAAPVCVPEASPVAEALARMRAGVRETIRARVVRGFEEGGVRADADAAAIAAFYGTVLNGLSVQSRDGAPAAELHSAVDGALASWGTLATPRTPVPTPPA, encoded by the coding sequence ATGCTGCGCGACAACGCCACGGCGTACGCGGACCCCGCCACCCCCACCGGCTGCATGATCGTGCTCGCCGCGCCCGTCTGCGTACCGGAGGCCTCCCCGGTCGCCGAGGCCCTCGCCCGGATGCGGGCCGGGGTGCGCGAGACGATCCGCGCCCGCGTGGTGCGGGGCTTCGAGGAGGGCGGCGTACGGGCCGACGCCGACGCCGCGGCCATCGCCGCCTTCTACGGCACCGTCCTCAACGGCCTGTCCGTCCAGTCCCGGGACGGTGCTCCGGCCGCGGAGCTGCACAGCGCCGTCGACGGCGCACTGGCCTCCTGGGGCACACTCGCCACACCCCGCACACCCGTCCCGACCCCGCCCGCATGA